A portion of the Carya illinoinensis cultivar Pawnee chromosome 11, C.illinoinensisPawnee_v1, whole genome shotgun sequence genome contains these proteins:
- the LOC122282608 gene encoding hypersensitive-induced response protein-like protein 1 — translation MGNLFGCVQIDQSTVAIKERFGKFDEVLQPGCHCLPWCLGSQLAGHLTLRLQQLDVKCETKTKDNVFVNVVASIQYRALADKASDAFYKLSNTRTQIQAYVFDVIRASVPKLNLDDAFEQKNDIAKAVENELEKAMSAYGYEIVQTLIVDIEPDEHVKRAMNEINAAARLRVAANEKAEAEKILQIKRAEGEAESKYLSGLGIARQRQAIVDGLRDSVLGFSINVPGTTAKDVMDMVLVTQYFDTMKEIGAASKSSAVFIPHGPGAVRDVATQIRDGLLQASSHQ, via the exons ATGGGTAATCTGTTTGGTTGTGTACAAATTGACCAATCGACTGTGGCTATCAAGGAAAGATTTGGCAAATTTGATGAAGTACTTCAGCCAGGATGCCATTGCTTGCCTTGGTGCCTTGGAAGCCAGCTTGCCGGGCATCTCACTCTTCGGTTGCAGCAATTGGATGTGAAGTGCGAGACCAAGACAAAG GACAATGTTTTTGTCAATGTCGTTGCATCCATTCAATACCGTGCCCTGGCTGACAAGGCAAGTGATGCCTTCTACAAACTCAGCAACACAAGAACCCAAATCCAAGCTTATGTTTTTGATG TAATCAGAGCTAGTGTCCCAAAGCTTAACTTGGATGATGCTTTTGAGCAGAAAAATGATATTGCCAAAGCTGTGGAAAATGAACTTGAGAAG GCTATGTCTGCTTATGGGTATGAAATCGTACAAACACTTATAGTTGATATTGAACCAGATGAGCATGTGAAGCGAGCAATGAATGAAATTAATGCAG CTGCAAGACTGAGGGTGGCAGCTAATGAGAAGGCAGAGGCTGAGAAGATCTTGCAAATTAAACGAGCTGAGGGTGAGGCCGAGTCTAAGTATTTGTCTGGTCTGGGTATCGCTCGCCAGCGTCAAGCTATTGTGGATGGCTTGAGAGACAGTGTGCTAGGCTTCTCTATTAATGTGCCTGGGACCACAGCAAAGGATGTCATGGACATGGTACTTGTTACCCAGTATTTTGACACCATGAAAGAAATTGGTGCTGCCTCAAAATCATCTGCCGTGTTCATCCCACATGGACCTGGTGCGGTTCGTGATGTAGCTACTCAAATCCGTGATGGCCTTCTTCAGGCTTCTAGTCACCAGTAG
- the LOC122282609 gene encoding mitochondrial outer membrane protein porin of 36 kDa-like has protein sequence MFPGLYYEIGKRARDLLYKGYAQQPPNLCQFQGFDCSLDITCRIGDIAPGLRTLFNLDIPDSARVELQYLGNYAGITGGLGLKGNPITGYKPLLNFSGVVGSDFLSLGTDLAFDISTRTLNKINAGLSFNSDFLIASINLNDMLDTWKVSCCRVINPPTNTAVAAELKHTFSVNDTALTIGGQHAILPFTLLKARLSTYGRAGALIQQELFEKLVLTIGGELDFMDIRSVPKLGLSVAFNL, from the exons ATGTTCCCTGGTTTATACTATGAAATAGGCAAAAGGGCCAGAG ATCTTCTATACAAAGGCTATGCTCAGCAGCCACCTAATCTCTGCCAGTTTCAAGGCTTTGATTGCAGCCTTGATATCACCTGTCGAA TTGGAGACATTGCACCTGGACTAAGGACCCTTTTTAACCTAGACATTCCGGATTCTGCAAGA GTGGAGCTGCAATACTTGGGAAACTATGCTGGGATAACCGGAGGATTGGGGTTGAAAGGAAACCCAATTACAGGATATAAGCCCCTCCTAAACTTTTCGGGTGTCGTAGGAAGCGATTTTCTATCTCTTGGAACTGACCTCGCCTTTGACATATCAACTAGAACACTCAATAAAATCAATGCTGGTTTGAGCTTCAACAGTGACTTCCTTATTGCTTCCATAAACTT GAATGACATGCTTGACACTTGGAAGGTTTCCTGTTGCCGTGTGATCAACCCTCCAACCAACACTGCCGTTGCAGCGGAACTCAAGCATACTTTTTCAGTCAATGACACTGCCCTCACTATTGGTGGCCAGCATGCAATACTTCCTTTTACATTGTTGAAGGCAAGATTAAGCACGTATGGCAGGGCAGGAGCTCTTATTCAGCAAGAGTTGTTCGAAAAGCTTGTTCTAACAATTGGTGGAGAGCTGGATTTTATGGACATAAGGAGTGTTCCTAAGCTTGGTCTGTCTGTGGCATTCAACCTTTAG
- the LOC122282610 gene encoding protein PXR1 — protein MGETTASDQKHDEKEEVEKVNKKEKKEKHEDGDHQEKGDQEKPKDKKKKDKDGKCKEDKGEGKEKKKKNPEDKNDPSKLRLKLEKIDSKMQALVAKKEEILKLLKEAEQGAPAPNASGGEACPTTTTTS, from the coding sequence ATGGGAGAAACCACAGCTTCTGATCAAAAACATGATGAAAAAGAGGAAGTTGAGAAGgtgaacaagaaagaaaagaaagagaaacacGAGGATGGAGATCATCAAGAGAAGGGAGATCAGGAGAAACCAAAggacaaaaaaaagaaagataaggaTGGTAAATGCAAGGAAGATAAGGGTGAaggaaaggagaagaagaaaaagaatccTGAAGATAAGAATGATCCATCAAAACTGAGGCTGAAGCTTGAAAAGATCGATTCCAAGATGCAGGCACTGGTggcaaagaaagaagaaatcttGAAACTGCTTAAAGAAGCCGAACAAGGCGCCCCGGCCCCAAATGCAAGTGGAGGAGAAGCTTgccccaccaccaccaccacgtCTTGA
- the LOC122282606 gene encoding protein QUIRKY produces MNPTSTHPPTQHPATVRKLIVDVVDARDLLPKDGQGSSSPYVVADFDGQKKRTSTKFRDLNPQWNESLEFIVSDPDHMDSEELEIEVFNDKKFGGNSGSGRKNHFLGRVKLYGSQFARRGNEALVYYTLEKKSVFSWIRGEIGLRIYYYDGLVEENPPPPPEDTQQIQEKPKQPAVVVVEEGRVFEVTAPVDVCHEGSNSPPVVVIEESPPPPVVHFHSEPQEVITGTTTAHQMDAHQTHEVSKMQAGRVGERVRIMRKMPNGDYSPRVIVGRSAKDPVERVHPYDLVEPMQYLFVRIVKARDLSPNENPYVRIKTSSHLTKSKPARHRPGEPTHSPEWHQVFALGHSRPDSAGTTLEISVWDSPSEHFLGGILLDLSDVPVRDPPDSPLAPQWYHLEGASVDQQPGRVSGDIQLSVWIGTQADDAFPEAWSSDAAYIAHTRSKVYQSPKLWYLRVTVIEVQDLHVASNLPPLTAPEIRVKAHLGFQMVRTRRGYMSNHSASFHWNEDLIFVAAEPLEEYSLFLVVEDRTAKDAQLLGLVEVPVSSIEQRLDERYVASKWFPLEGGGGGPPSSAGPYCGRIHLRLCLEGGYHVLDEAAHVCSDFRPTAKQLWKPAIGILELGILGARGLLPMKAKGSGKGSTDAYCVAKYGKKWVRTRTMTDSFDPRWNEQYTWQVYDPCTVLTIGVFDNWRMFADVGEEKVDCRIGKVRIRVSTLESNKVYTNSYPLLVLMRTGLKKMGEIELAVRFACPSLLPETCAAYGQPLLPRMHYLRPLGVTQQEALRGAATKMVAAWLQRSEPPLGQEVVRYMLDADSHTWSMRKSKANWFRIAAVLGWAVGLAKWLDGIRRWRNPITTVLVHVLYLVLVWYPDLIVPTGFLYVFLIGVWYYRFKPKIPAGMDTRLSQAETVDPDELDEEFDTIPSSKPPDIIRARYDRLRMLAARVQTVLGDFAAQGERVQALVSWRDPRATKLFIAVCLVITVLLYTVPPKMVAVALGFYYLRHPMFRDPMPPASLNFFRRLPSLSDRLM; encoded by the coding sequence ATGAACCCGACGTCTACTCACCCACCGACCCAGCATCCCGCAACGGTCCGGAAGCTCATCGTGGACGTCGTCGACGCTCGTGACCTCCTTCCCAAGGATGGCCAGGGCAGCTCCAGTCCTTATGTTGTCGCTGACTTTGACGGCCAAAAGAAGCGGACCTCCACCAAGTTCCGTGACTTGAACCCCCAGTGGAACGAGTCCCTGGAGTTCATCGTCTCCGACCCCGATCACATGGACTCCGAGGAGCTCGAGATTGAGGTCTTCAATGATAAGAAGTTCGGCGGCAACAGTGGCAGCGGCCGGAAAAATCACTTCCTTGGGAGGGTGAAGTTGTACGGGAGCCAGTTCGCGAGGCGAGGCAATGAGGCGTTGGTTTACTATACTTTGGAGAAGAAGAGCGTATTCAGTTGGATTAGGGGAGAGATTGGCTTGAGAATTTACTACTACGATGGGTTGGTCGAGGAAAACCCGCCACCACCCCCGGAAGATACACAACAGATTCAGGAGAAGCCGAAGCAGCCAGCGGTTGTGGTGGTAGAAGAAGGTAGGGTCTTCGAGGTTACTGCGCCGGTGGATGTCTGTCACGAGGGCTCAAACTCTCCGCCGGTTGTCGTCATCGAGGAGTCACCGCCTCCGCCCGTGGTTCATTTTCATTCTGAGCCGCAGGAGGTCATAACGGGTACGACGACGGCTCATCAGATGGACGCACATCAAACACATGAGGTGAGCAAGATGCAGGCCGGGCGGGTTGGGGAGAGGGTCAGGATTATGAGGAAGATGCCAAACGGAGATTACTCTCCGAGAGTGATTGTTGGAAGGTCAGCCAAAGACCCGGTTGAGAGGGTCCATCCCTACGATCTGGTCGAACCGATGCAATACCTGTTCGTACGGATCGTGAAGGCGCGTGACCTATCACCGAACGAGAATCCCTACGTGAGGATCAAGACGTCAAGTCACCTTACGAAATCGAAGCCGGCGAGACACCGGCCAGGAGAACCGACTCACTCTCCCGAGTGGCACCAGGTCTTCGCGCTCGGGCACAGCCGGCCAGACTCAGCGGGCACAACCTTGGAGATATCGGTTTGGGACTCACCGTCGGAGCATTTCCTCGGAGGCATCTTACTCGACCTGTCGGACGTACCCGTACGCGATCCGCCGGATAGCCCATTAGCTCCCCAGTGGTATCACCTCGAAGGGGCTTCAGTAGATCAGCAACCTGGCAGGGTCTCCGGCGATATTCAGCTCTCCGTCTGGATCGGTACTCAAGCTGACGACGCATTTCCTGAGGCATGGAGCTCCGACGCAGCGTATATAGCGCACACGCGCTCGAAGGTATATCAGTCGCCTAAGCTTTGGTATCTGAGAGTCACGGTGATCGAAGTGCAGGACCTTCACGTTGCTTCTAATCTGCCGCCATTGACAGCGCCAGAAATTCGAGTGAAAGCGCACCTGGGATTTCAAATGGTACGAACCAGGCGAGGGTACATGAGCAATCACAGTGCGTCGTTCCACTGGAACGAGGACCTTATATTCGTGGCCGCCGAGCCACTCGAGGAGTACTCGCTGTTCCTTGTCGTCGAAGATCGTACGGCCAAGGATGCCCAACTCCTCGGCCTCGTCGAAGTTCCCGTGAGCTCGATCGAGCAACGGCTGGATGAGCGCTACGTGGCTTCCAAATGGTTCCCACTGGAGGGTGGAGGAGGTGGTCCACCCTCCAGTGCTGGGCCCTACTGCGGGAGAATCCATCTGCGTCTTTGCTTGGAGGGTGGGTATCACGTACTCGACGAGGCAGCTCACGTGTGCAGCGACTTTCGGCCTACGGCGAAGCAGCTCTGGAAGCCGGCAATTGGGATTTTGGAGCTTGGAATCCTCGGAGCTCGCGGCTTGCTCCCGATGAAAGCCAAGGGTTCCGGCAAGGGGTCTACGGATGCTTATTGTGTTGCCAAGTATGGAAAGAAGTGGGTCCGGACGCGCACAATGACTGACAGCTTTGATCCACGCTGGAACGAGCAGTACACGTGGCAAGTCTATGATCCTTGCACGGTTTTGACCATAGGGGTTTTTGACAATTGGCGTATGTTTGCTGACGTGGGGGAGGAGAAGGTGGACTGTCGTATTGGCAAAGTACGTATACGGGTATCTACATTGGAGAGTAACAAGGTGTACACAAACTCGTACCCATTACTAGTTCTGATGAGAACCGGGTTGAAGAAAATGGGCGAGATCGAGTTGGCGGTTCGCTTCGCATGCCCGTCATTGTTGCCGGAAACTTGCGCGGCGTACGGCCAGCCATTGCTTCCGAGAATGCACTATCTCCGGCCACTTGGGGTGACTCAACAGGAAGCGTTACGTGGGGCTGCGACGAAGATGGTGGCGGCGTGGCTTCAACGGTCGGAGCCACCGTTGGGGCAAGAGGTGGTCCGGTACATGTTGGATGCGGATTCACACACATGGAGCATGAGGAAGAGCAAGGCTAATTGGTTTCGGATCGCAGCGGTTCTTGGATGGGCGGTGGGGTTGGCGAAATGGTTGGATGGCATCCGAAGGTGGAGGAACCCGATTACAACAGTACTTGTTCATGTCTTATATTTGGTGCTTGTTTGGTATCCGGATTTAATTGTTCCGACCGGATTTCTATACGTGTTCTTAATCGGAGTATGGTACTATCGATTTAAGCCCAAGATACCGGCGGGGATGGATACCCGACTATCGCAAGCAGAAACAGTTGACCCTGATGAACTGGACGAGGAATTCGACACAATACCAAGCTCGAAACCACCCGACATAATTCGAGCAAGGTACGACAGGCTAAGAATGTTGGCTGCAAGGGTGCAGACAGTGTTGGGCGATTTTGCAGCCCAAGGCGAAAGGGTGCAAGCCTTGGTGAGCTGGAGGGACCCAAGGGCCACGAAATTGTTCATAGCAGTATGCCTGGTGATCACGGTGCTGCTGTATACAGTGCCACCAAAAATGGTAGCCGTGGCCTTAGGATTCTACTACCTGCGCCACCCCATGTTCAGGGACCCCATGCCACCTGCTAGTTTAAACTTCTTCAGACGGCTTCCTAGCTTGTCTGACCGATTAATGTAG
- the LOC122282865 gene encoding 17.6 kDa class II heat shock protein-like isoform X3 translates to MENPVVEEFVPSSGWREHPSTHYLLVDLPGFKGDEVKIQINSSGNLMISGERKEREDKIVYFENTFTVPKNTDMDKISGEFRGKILYVTVPKQVVEEKRTDENVEGNASGSQREDEKKSKGNAKVGFFEEITMDLKNKSLKISENVVEMVNRNKGIVLTAILAFSLGVLVTRKRN, encoded by the exons ATGGAAAACCCAGTAGTTGAAGAATTTGTACCTTCTTCAGGTTGGAGGGAGCACCCAAGCACCCATTATCTCCTTGTTGATCTACCTG GTTTCAAGGGTGATGAAGTTAAGATTCAAATTAATAGCTCTGGCAACTTGATGATCAgtggagaaaggaaagaacGTGAAGacaaaattgtttattttgagaataCCTTTACAGTGCCAAAAAATACGGACATGGATAAGATCAGTGGAGAATTCAGGGGTAAGATTCTGTATGTCACTGTCCCAAAGCAAGTGGTTGAAGAAAAGAGAACAGATGAGAATGTAGAAGGAAATGCCAGTGGCTCCCAAAGAGAAGACGAGAAGAAGAGCAAGGGAAATGCCAAAGTAGGGTTCTTTGAAGAGATCACAATGGATTTGAAGaataaatctttaaaaatttcGGAAAATGTTGTGGAGATGGTAAATAGAAATAAGGGAATTGTTCTGACAGCCATCTTGGCATTTTCACTAGGGGTACTGGTAACACGTAAAAGAAACTGA